The following are encoded in a window of Syngnathus scovelli strain Florida chromosome 4, RoL_Ssco_1.2, whole genome shotgun sequence genomic DNA:
- the gnpnat1 gene encoding glucosamine 6-phosphate N-acetyltransferase, which produces MLLDETPLFDPSLLRELDWSNNSVSFSPLISPSNPGQGLVLRPLCPADFNRGFFKVLSQLTETGDVSADQFIKKFEHMKKTGDYYVVVVEDTNLGQIVATATLITEHKFIHSCAKRGRVEEVVVSDVCRGKQLGKLLMSTLTLLSKKLNCYKITLECAPKNVPFYQKFGYGASDETYMQCRFSN; this is translated from the exons ATGCTGCTGGACGAGACTCCATTGTTTGATCCTTCTCTGCTTCGGGAGTTAGATTGGAGCAACAACAGTGTCTCCTTCTCCCCCCTCATCTCGCCCTCTAACCCGGGCCAAGGCTTGGTGCTCAGGCCCCTCTGCCCTGCTGACTTCAACAGGG GGTTCTTTAAGGTTCTATCTCAATTAACCGAGACAGGTGATGTCTCCGCAGACCAGTTTATAA aaaAGTTTGAACACATGAAAAAAACAGGGGACTACTATGTGGTGGTGGTAGAGGACACCAATCTTGGACAAATTGTGGCAACGGCCACGTTAATCACGGAGCataaattcattcattcttgTGCAAAG AGAGGCCGAGTGGAGGAAGTAGTGGTTAGTGACGTGTGCAGAGGCAAACAGCTGGGAAAATT GTTGATGTCCACATTGACATTACTCAGCAAAAAACTCAATTGCTATAAAATCACACTGGAATGCGCACCCAAAAACGTTCCTTTCTATCAAAAGTTCGGTTACGGCGCTTCAGACGAGACTTACATGCAGTGTCGCTTTTCCAATTGA
- the styx gene encoding serine/threonine/tyrosine-interacting protein isoform X1, with product MCRLATNYIDCLANPAREIRAKSGCDEPGPVNVAERLSGMDEEMKLQFPSLPATKEELLDWAYPMRREMQEILPGLFLGPYSAAMKSKLQFLERQGITHVVCVRQDIEANFIKPNFPHTFRYLVLDIADNPVENIIRFFPMTKEFIDGCLATGGKVLVHGNAGISRSAALVIAYLMETFGMKYRDAFSHIQERRFCINPNMGFVHQLQEYEAIYLAKLTIKMMSPMQLGRSFLQAGMPGSRKRSLEEDDDLGAMQMTGRGQAGKGKVARTSPIAGLNQERQLMPLFWCHRINN from the exons ATGTGCAGGCTGGCGACGAACTACATCGACTGTCTAGCTAACCCCGCCCGTGAGATAAGAGCCAAATCGGGTTGCGACGAGCCGGGCCCGGTGAACGTGGCCGAACGCCTCAGCGGAATGGACGAGGAGATGAAGCTCCAGTTCCCCTCTCTGCCCGCCACCAAGGAGGAGCTCCTG GACTGGGCTTATCCAATGAGACGCGAAATGCAG gaaaTATTACCCGGACTGTTTTTAGGTCCTTATTCTGCTGCCATGAAAAGCAAG CTGCAGTTTTTGGAGCGACAAGGCATCACGCATGTCGTCTGTGTGCGCCAAGACATCGAAGccaattttattaaacctaactTCCCTCATACATTTAG ATACCTTGTGCTAGATATTGCAGACAATCCAGTGGAGAATATCATAAGATTTTTTCCCATG aCTAAAGAATTTAttgatggctgtttagcaactgGAG GAAAGGTACTGGTTCACGGAAATGCAGGGATCTCAAGAAG TGCTGCCTTAGTGATTGCCTACCTAATGGAAACATTTGGAATGAAATACAG GGATGCATTCAGCCACATCCAGGAGAGGAGGTTCTGCATTAACCCCAACATGGGATTTGTGCATCAGCTTCAG GAATATGAAGCAATCTACCTCGCCAAACTGACCATTAAGATGATGTCACCAATGCAGCTGGGCCGCTCCTTCTTACAAGCGGGCATGCCAG GAAGCCGTAAGCGCAGCCTGGAGGAAGATGACGACTTGGGAGCAATGCAG ATGACCGGAAGGGGGCAGGCAGGAAAAGGGAAAGTGGCCAGGACGTCGCCCATTGCAGGACTTAACCAAGAGAGACAGTTAATGCCTTTATTTTGGTGTCATAGGATTAACAACTAA
- the styx gene encoding serine/threonine/tyrosine-interacting protein isoform X2: MCRLATNYIDCLANPAREIRAKSGCDEPGPVNVAERLSGMDEEMKLQFPSLPATKEELLDWAYPMRREMQEILPGLFLGPYSAAMKSKLQFLERQGITHVVCVRQDIEANFIKPNFPHTFRYLVLDIADNPVENIIRFFPMTKEFIDGCLATGGKVLVHGNAGISRSAALVIAYLMETFGMKYRDAFSHIQERRFCINPNMGFVHQLQEYEAIYLAKLTIKMMSPMQLGRSFLQAGMPGSRKRSLEEDDDLGAMQVTAAQNG, encoded by the exons ATGTGCAGGCTGGCGACGAACTACATCGACTGTCTAGCTAACCCCGCCCGTGAGATAAGAGCCAAATCGGGTTGCGACGAGCCGGGCCCGGTGAACGTGGCCGAACGCCTCAGCGGAATGGACGAGGAGATGAAGCTCCAGTTCCCCTCTCTGCCCGCCACCAAGGAGGAGCTCCTG GACTGGGCTTATCCAATGAGACGCGAAATGCAG gaaaTATTACCCGGACTGTTTTTAGGTCCTTATTCTGCTGCCATGAAAAGCAAG CTGCAGTTTTTGGAGCGACAAGGCATCACGCATGTCGTCTGTGTGCGCCAAGACATCGAAGccaattttattaaacctaactTCCCTCATACATTTAG ATACCTTGTGCTAGATATTGCAGACAATCCAGTGGAGAATATCATAAGATTTTTTCCCATG aCTAAAGAATTTAttgatggctgtttagcaactgGAG GAAAGGTACTGGTTCACGGAAATGCAGGGATCTCAAGAAG TGCTGCCTTAGTGATTGCCTACCTAATGGAAACATTTGGAATGAAATACAG GGATGCATTCAGCCACATCCAGGAGAGGAGGTTCTGCATTAACCCCAACATGGGATTTGTGCATCAGCTTCAG GAATATGAAGCAATCTACCTCGCCAAACTGACCATTAAGATGATGTCACCAATGCAGCTGGGCCGCTCCTTCTTACAAGCGGGCATGCCAG GAAGCCGTAAGCGCAGCCTGGAGGAAGATGACGACTTGGGAGCAATGCAGGTCACAGCAGCACAAAATGGATGA